The Catenuloplanes niger genome includes a window with the following:
- a CDS encoding terpene synthase family protein, translating to MSQPFTLPEFYVPHPARLNPQLERARTHSKAWAREMEMIEGSGIWDEADFDNHDYALLCAYTHPDADGPELDLITDWYVWVFFFDDHFLELYKKTRDQAGAKAYLDRLPEFMPVGDPSSMPEPTNAIEAGLADLWRRTVPAMSTDWQRRFRQSTEHLLVECVWELSNISDGRTANPIEYVEMRRKVGGAPWSADLVEHAVAAEVPARVAGTRPLRVLKDTFSDAVHLRNDIFSYQRETESEGEVNNCVLVFERFFEITPQAAADAVNDLLTSRLQQFENTALTEVPMVAAAHGLTPAEASAVARYAKGLQDWQSGGHEWHLRSSRYMNKGSRPGLGMSAARRFGSALGAGRIKQHTHAHHTPVGELPMPDFRMPYPLRTSPHLDRSRESTVAWSRAMGFFDPVAGVPGPPVWTEDLLRGFDFPLCAAHINWDASAEQLDVSSHWLTWGTYADDYFPLVFNRSRDYAAATAHVERLKLFMPVDGALSMPAPAHPLEAGLADLWPRTAGPMSPDQRARFRHAVADMLDSWLWELQNHLQHRIADPVDYVEMRRRTFGSELTMSLCRIKHGALLPPEIYRTRTMRGLDNSAADYACLANDVFSYRKEIEFEGELNNGVLVIERFLEITPTEAMRVAADLMAARLQQFERIARDELPILYQDFDLKPDGITTIQRYVQELRDWMAGVLGWHRGTHRYGEADLRKLPHSPRNVVGLAASRPAAARSVAARSAVRSAVRSGAVRPGSRLPGPAGVPGRAASAPRVSAAGAAGGPAAVGGATGAPVPATVPATGGVAAPAAPALTVTLPAPAGLGTGAARLFARTPASH from the coding sequence GTGAGCCAGCCGTTCACCCTCCCCGAGTTCTACGTGCCGCACCCGGCGCGGCTCAACCCGCAGCTGGAGCGCGCCCGCACGCACTCCAAGGCGTGGGCCCGCGAGATGGAGATGATCGAGGGCTCCGGTATCTGGGACGAGGCCGACTTCGACAACCACGACTACGCGCTGCTCTGCGCCTACACCCACCCGGACGCGGACGGGCCGGAGCTGGACCTGATCACCGACTGGTACGTGTGGGTGTTCTTCTTCGACGACCACTTCCTCGAGCTGTACAAGAAGACCCGCGACCAGGCCGGCGCCAAGGCCTACCTGGACCGGCTGCCCGAGTTCATGCCGGTCGGCGACCCGTCCTCGATGCCGGAGCCGACGAACGCGATCGAGGCCGGCCTCGCGGACCTGTGGCGGCGCACCGTCCCGGCGATGTCCACCGACTGGCAGCGGCGGTTCCGGCAGAGCACCGAGCACCTGCTGGTCGAGTGCGTCTGGGAACTGTCCAACATCTCCGACGGCCGCACCGCGAACCCGATCGAGTACGTCGAGATGCGCCGCAAGGTCGGCGGCGCGCCCTGGTCCGCGGACCTGGTCGAGCACGCGGTCGCGGCGGAGGTCCCGGCGCGGGTGGCCGGCACCCGGCCGCTGCGCGTCCTCAAGGACACGTTCTCCGACGCGGTCCACCTGCGCAACGACATCTTCTCCTACCAGCGCGAGACCGAGTCCGAGGGCGAGGTCAACAACTGCGTGCTGGTCTTCGAGCGGTTCTTCGAGATCACCCCGCAGGCCGCGGCGGACGCGGTCAACGACCTGCTCACCTCGCGCCTGCAGCAGTTCGAGAACACCGCGCTGACCGAGGTCCCGATGGTCGCGGCCGCGCACGGGCTCACCCCGGCCGAGGCCTCCGCGGTCGCCCGGTACGCGAAGGGCCTCCAGGACTGGCAGTCCGGCGGGCACGAGTGGCACCTGCGGTCCAGCCGATACATGAACAAGGGCTCGCGGCCGGGGCTCGGCATGTCCGCGGCCCGGCGGTTCGGGAGCGCGCTCGGCGCCGGGCGGATCAAGCAGCACACGCACGCGCATCACACACCGGTCGGCGAGCTGCCGATGCCGGACTTCCGGATGCCGTACCCGCTGCGGACCAGCCCGCACCTGGACCGGTCCCGGGAGAGCACGGTCGCCTGGTCACGTGCGATGGGCTTCTTCGACCCGGTGGCCGGCGTGCCCGGCCCGCCGGTCTGGACCGAGGACCTGCTGCGCGGCTTCGACTTCCCGCTCTGCGCCGCGCACATCAACTGGGACGCGTCCGCGGAGCAGCTCGACGTCTCGTCGCACTGGCTGACCTGGGGCACCTACGCGGACGACTACTTCCCGCTGGTGTTCAACCGGTCCCGGGACTACGCGGCCGCGACGGCGCACGTGGAGCGGCTCAAGCTGTTCATGCCGGTGGACGGCGCGCTGTCGATGCCCGCGCCCGCCCACCCGCTCGAGGCCGGACTCGCCGACCTGTGGCCGCGCACGGCCGGGCCGATGAGCCCGGACCAGCGCGCCCGGTTCCGCCACGCGGTCGCCGACATGCTGGACAGCTGGCTGTGGGAGCTGCAGAACCACCTCCAGCACCGGATCGCCGACCCGGTCGACTACGTGGAGATGCGGCGGCGCACGTTCGGCTCCGAACTGACCATGAGCCTGTGCCGGATCAAGCACGGCGCGCTGCTGCCGCCGGAGATCTACCGCACCCGGACCATGCGCGGCCTGGACAACTCCGCCGCCGACTACGCCTGCCTGGCCAACGACGTGTTCTCGTACCGCAAGGAGATCGAGTTCGAGGGCGAGCTGAACAACGGCGTCCTGGTCATCGAGCGCTTCCTGGAGATCACGCCGACGGAGGCGATGCGGGTCGCGGCCGACCTGATGGCGGCCCGGCTCCAGCAGTTCGAGCGGATCGCCCGCGACGAGCTGCCGATCCTCTACCAGGACTTCGACCTGAAACCCGACGGCATCACCACGATCCAGCGGTACGTGCAGGAGCTGCGCGACTGGATGGCCGGCGTGCTCGGCTGGCACCGCGGCACCCACCGTTACGGCGAGGCCGACCTGCGCAAGCTCCCGCACTCACCGCGCAACGTCGTAGGTCTCGCCGCTTCCCGTCCCGCCGCCGCCCGTTCCGTTGCTGCCCGTTCTGCTGTCCGTTCCGCCGTCCGGTCCGGTGCGGTCCGGCCCGGGAGCCGGCTGCCCGGACCGGCCGGTGTGCCGGGCCGTGCCGCGTCCGCGCCGCGGGTTTCCGCTGCCGGAGCCGCCGGTGGCCCGGCTGCTGTCGGCGGCGCAACCGGTGCGCCCGTGCCCGCGACCGTCCCCGCCACGGGCGGCGTCGCCGCGCCCGCGGCGCCGGCGCTGACCGTCACGCTGCCCGCGCCGGCCGGCCTCGGCACCGGGGCGGCACGCCTGTTCGCGCGTACCCCCGCGTCGCACTGA
- a CDS encoding pectate lyase, whose amino-acid sequence MTGGAVAAVGAAVMLSLPQAWAADTNLSLSGGADGSSKATGTSYGNVKDGDAGTYWAPGSATGYVSVKWSSATSVSSVVIKQASGGGSITAWRLLNGDSGAVLTSGSGSPSTINFTATSLKKVTLDITGASAAPRIAEFETYSGGSSNPTPGPTTGGPTGTPTPGPTGAPGTPTGAWPSSQGNVSISGTVSVSGTFDGGMKTYCCIGDGGQSESQDPMFKIANGGTLQNVILGSPAGDGVHCEGTCTLRNVWWNDIGEDAATFKGTGGGTSYVIGGGARSGSDKTFQHNGNGTVSISGFYLKGSGKLYRACGNCSSSYTRHVKVDNVLLDDIDMVVGINSNWNDTATITRVTVVGSATVCGKYKGVAKGSEPSYLGEGWNDANCKVNRSDVTFR is encoded by the coding sequence GTGACCGGAGGCGCCGTCGCGGCGGTCGGGGCGGCGGTCATGCTGTCGCTGCCGCAGGCCTGGGCGGCGGACACGAACCTGAGCCTGAGCGGCGGTGCCGACGGCTCGAGCAAGGCCACCGGCACCAGCTACGGCAACGTCAAGGACGGTGACGCCGGCACGTACTGGGCGCCGGGCAGCGCGACCGGCTACGTGTCGGTCAAGTGGAGCAGCGCCACCTCGGTGAGCAGCGTGGTCATCAAGCAGGCGTCCGGCGGTGGGTCGATCACCGCGTGGCGGTTGCTCAACGGGGACAGCGGCGCCGTCCTGACCAGCGGCAGCGGCAGCCCGAGCACCATCAACTTCACCGCGACCTCGCTGAAGAAGGTCACGCTCGACATCACCGGCGCGTCCGCGGCACCGCGGATCGCGGAGTTCGAGACCTACTCCGGTGGCAGCTCGAACCCGACGCCCGGGCCGACCACGGGCGGGCCGACCGGCACCCCGACGCCCGGCCCGACCGGTGCCCCCGGCACGCCGACCGGCGCCTGGCCGTCGTCGCAGGGCAACGTGTCGATCTCCGGCACGGTCAGCGTGTCCGGCACGTTCGACGGCGGGATGAAGACCTACTGCTGCATCGGTGACGGTGGGCAGAGCGAGTCCCAGGACCCGATGTTCAAGATCGCCAACGGCGGTACGCTGCAGAACGTCATCCTCGGCTCGCCGGCCGGGGACGGCGTGCACTGCGAGGGCACCTGCACGCTGCGCAACGTCTGGTGGAACGACATCGGCGAGGACGCCGCGACGTTCAAGGGCACGGGCGGCGGCACGTCGTACGTGATCGGTGGCGGCGCGCGGTCCGGCAGCGACAAGACCTTCCAGCACAACGGCAACGGGACCGTGAGCATCAGCGGCTTCTACCTGAAGGGCTCCGGCAAGCTGTACCGGGCCTGCGGCAACTGCTCCAGCTCGTACACCCGGCACGTGAAGGTCGACAACGTGCTGCTGGACGACATCGACATGGTCGTCGGCATCAACAGCAACTGGAACGACACCGCCACCATCACCCGGGTCACGGTCGTCGGCTCGGCCACGGTGTGCGGCAAGTACAAGGGTGTCGCCAAGGGCAGCGAGCCGAGCTATCTCGGTGAGGGCTGGAACGACGCCAACTGCAAGGTGAACCGCAGCGACGTCACGTTCAGATAG